A region from the Ptychodera flava strain L36383 chromosome 10, AS_Pfla_20210202, whole genome shotgun sequence genome encodes:
- the LOC139142691 gene encoding kin of IRRE-like protein 1, protein MIAKWSFVACYCLVFCWSPGQAVPRIEASPADTAVKEGADVTLACTIADKDDYEVFWIITLGDAQTPIAIGPDENRNTAVYPRYTFDGDADSGDYSMGITDFSNDDAGIYTCFLKSPSNIPEDNLQISATVSLSPPDPPTDVTCTATNLRFGANVAANTEGTLVGLSCVVTGGDPGAVAQWFRDGSLMPGQNQTVVDEGQNVVTSVVEWVLSPIDNLATYTCVVNHPGWVESHGCPQTFSDLYLTFSPVVKIYPPWQYIERNYPATLVCNATAVPSDCTYRWFYNGRTITDDLTGFNVSSDASHSTLTFLSVSTDDYINDIICEGTNSMGSSIKTAVILNPEDDDPVKNAITFQYMLIIVVVVLGVLFLVALIVCCCVFAQKSKDERRKNDPNRQDGYTLNEVDGVDSVNRQNDGIDYNQFQGGAESRMDDETDGGSIQRLDSTKLNNAEDVEAMYATPHKGSTRSEASSIEDNTAVTPDDVEVNDQSTGGHVLY, encoded by the coding sequence ATGATCGCCAAGTGGTCGTTCGTAGCCTGTTACTGTTTGGTGTTCTGCTGGTCACCCGGCCAAGCCGTGCCGAGGATAGAGGCGAGTCCCGCCGATACGGCGGTAAAGGAAGGAGCCGATGTTACCCTGGCGTGCACCATTGCCGACAAGGACGATTATGAAGTGTTCTGGATTATAACGTTGGGTGACGCGCAAACACCAATAGCGATAGGACCGGACGAAAATCGAAACACGGCGGTTTATCCACGCTACACTTTTGACGGGGACGCCGATTCGGGAGATTACAGCATGGGAATAACTGACTTCAGCAACGATGACGCTGGGATATACACCTGTTTCTTGAAATCTCCGAGTAATATTCCAGAAGACAACTTGCAAATTTCGGCAACGGTCAGTTTGAGTCCTCCCGATCCACCAACTGATGTGACTTGCACTGCGACCAATCTACGGTTCGGTGCAAACGTGGCAGCGAACACAGAAGGGACCCTGGTCGGACTCTCGTGCGTTGTTACCGGAGGCGATCCTGGGGCGGTCGCGCAATGGTTCAGGGACGGCAGTCTTATGCCAGGACAGAACCAAACCGTTGTTGACGAAGGCCAGAATGTCGTGACATCAGTCGTCGAGTGGGTGCTGTCGCCGATTGATAACCTTGCGACTTACACGTGTGTTGTTAACCACCCGGGATGGGTTGAATCACATGGCTGTCCGCAGACATTCTCGGATTTGTACCTGACGTTCAGTCCTGTAGTAAAGATTTATCCCCCATGGCAGTACATCGAAAGGAATTACCCGGCTACGCTGGTTTGTAATGCTACCGCGGTACCTAGCGACTGCACCTACAGGTGGTTTTACAACGGTCGGACAATCACAGACGACCTGACCGGATTCAATGTCAGCTCCGACGCCTCTCATTCCACTCTcacttttctctctgtctccaCCGATGACTACATAAATGATATAATATGCGAAGGAACCAACAGTATGGGTAGTAGCATCAAGACAGCAGTAATCCTCAACCCAGAAGACGATGATCCAGTTAAAAATGCCATCACTTTCCAGTATATGTTGATAATTGTCGTTGTTGTACTGGGAGTCTTGTTTTTAGTGGCGCTGATCGTATGCTGTTGCGTTTTCGCCCAAAAGTCGAAGGATGAGCGCCGGAAAAACGACCCCAATCGCCAGGATGGCTACACCTTGAACGAGGTCGACGGGGTCGACTCCGTGAACCGACAGAACGACGGGATCGACTACAACCAGTTCCAAGGCGGTGCCGAGAGCCGAATGGATGACGAAACCGACGGCGGCTCCATCCAAAGACTGGACTCCACCAAGTTAAACAACGCGGAGGACGTAGAGGCGATGTATGCCACCCCACACAAGGGATCCACGCGCTCGGAAGCCAGCAGCATCGAGGACAACACGGCAGTGACACCCGACGACGTGGAAGTGAACGACCAGTCTACGGGAGGACATGTGCTTTATTAA
- the LOC139141639 gene encoding kin of IRRE-like protein 1, translating to MVVVRLVLMLLSLSSVSQANDVTFVEQPDDIAILPGETVVFKCQVSGYNQDSGIVAWIITLDSGREFLYGPAKPATDSDTAARYSISGNPSIGRYDLRIADVKDTDAGVYRCLVATELSRYAKLVLEQLKPPDDGYPKCYDDQVRGVRFVGETVSVTCESKGGRPAAVLTWDRDGVSVYGNYSPNPHAMNEYQWTLTNWDDGKVFTCTAVSPEIPDRRTCTVGPLSVLDPRTTPTGVGAPITQPVRPTVKILPTISDVVPGDEVVFTCILSISGTGCLFSWKIDEVPIRFPSDRYRFENQNRTLRFTAKDSDDFTLYYCEVHFDANRMIYASALLRVNRAEASSAGASTGAIVGVTVGAILVIVLFIVALLVYLHYRKMIKDPKDLPNANVTVKTPNGTVLGQAPVILETELDRLDMKMFREEGPDIMFRNQKGKTLYVYQNGEPPSESFS from the coding sequence ATGGTGGTCGTGAGACTGGTGTTGATGTTACTGTCGCTGTCAAGTGTCAGCCAGGCTAATGACGTTACCTTTGTTGAGCAACCTGACGATATCGCCATTTTACCTGGAGAGACGGTTGTCTTCAAATGTCAAGTATCTGGATATAACCAAGACTCGGGAATCGTGGCCTGGATCATAACCCTCGATAGTGGTCGGGAATTTCTATACGGTCCAGCAAAGCCTGCCACAGACAGCGACACAGCTGCGCGGTACAGTATAAGCGGGAACCCGAGCATTGGGCGGTACGACCTCCGCATAGCTGATGTTAAGGACACCGATGCAGGGGTGTATAGGTGCCTGGTGGCGACAGAGCTCTCCAGATATGCCAAGCTTGTTTTGGAGCAATTAAAACCACCGGATGACGGTTACCCGAAATGCTACGATGATCAAGTGAGGGGAGTGCGATTTGTCGGCGAAACCGTCTCCGTAACATGCGAATCCAAAGGCGGTCGTCCAGCTGCCGTGTTGACCTGGGACAGAGATGGAGTATCGGTGTACGGAAATTATTCACCTAATCCACATGCCATGAATGAATATCAGTGGACCCTAACCAATTGGGATGACGGCAAAGTCTTCACATGCACAGCTGTGAGTCCAGAAATACCCGACAGGCGAACATGTACAGTCGGTCCGTTAAGTGTTCTGGATCCCCGTACGACTCCGACCGGGGTTGGCGCGCCAATTACGCAACCAGTCCGACCGACTGTAAAGATTCTTCCCACGATCAGCGACGTCGTTCCGGGGGACGAAGTCGTGTTTACCTGTATACTTTCAATTAGCGGGACCGGGTGCCTCTTCTCTTGGAAGATTGACGAAGTCCCGATCAGATTTCCGTCAGACAGGTACAGATTTGAAAATCAGAACAGAACGCTCAGGTTCACAGCGAAGGACTCCGATGACTTCACTCTGTATTATTGCGAAGTTCATTTTGATGCAAACCGTATGATTTATGCAAGTGCCCTTCTCCGTGTCAATAGAGCTGAGGCGTCAAGCGCCGGCGCGTCCACAGGCGCTATCGTTGGCGTTACCGTCGGAGCCATTCTCGTCATCGTTCTCTTCATCGTTGCTCTTCTGGTGTACTTGCACTACAGGAAAATGATAAAAGATCCCAAGGATCTCCCGAATGCGAATGTCACAGTGAAAACGCCCAACGGAACGGTGCTGGGCCAAGCTCCCGTAATCCTGGAAACTGAATTGGACCGACTGGACATGAAAATGTTCCGAGAAGAGGGACCGGACATAATGTTCAGAAATCAAAAAGGAAAAACACTGTATGTCTACCAAAACGGAGAACCTCCGTCAGAGAGTTTCTCTTGA